GTACGACGATGGCGTGCGCGCCGGCCGCCATGCCGGAGTGCAGCGCGATCCAGCCGGTGTGCCGCCCCATGACCTCGACGACGAGCACGCGCTGATGCGACTCGGCGGTGGTCTTGAGCCGGTCCAGGGCCTCCGTGGCCACACCCACGGCCGTGTCGAAGCCGAAGGTGACATCCGTGACCGCGATGTCGTTGTCGATGGTCTTCGGGACGCCGACGATCGGCAGACCGGCGTCGGACATCAGCCGGGCCGCCTTCAGCGTGCCCTCGCCACCGATCGGGATGATCGCGTCGAGGCCGAGCTCGGCGACATGGCCCTTGGCCCGCTCCACACCGTCACGCAGATGGGAGGGCTGGACCCGGGAGGAGCCGAGGATGGTGCCGCCGCGGGCGAGGATGCCGCCCACCGCGTCGAGGTCGAGCTTGAGGTAGTCGCACTCCAGGAGGCCCTTCCAGCCGTCCCGGAAACCGATGACCTCGTCGCCGTGGTCGGCGACGGCACGGTGCACGACGGACCGGATGACGGCGTTCAGGCCGGGGCAGTCGCCGCCGGACGTGAGGACACCTATGCGCATAGCCCGAAACAACCTTCTCAACGTGGGCCGGGGACCGGACCACGCTGTCCGGCTCGATCCCCGCCACCCTAGCGGCAGGAGGGGGCGGGGCCGTACCGTGCGTCCGCCTGCTGGACGACCCCGCTCAGGTGTGCGGACACATCGTCAGACGGGCTGGTAAAACGCGGCTGGAGCGCGGATGAACCCCCAGCTCACACGGGTTGCCGCGGCGCTGTCCTAGGCCGGCTGCTGCGCCGCCGCGATGCGCTCGTTGCGCAGCGCCTCGTACCAGCGGTCGTCGGTCGGCGGCAGCGCGTTCACATCGAGCGCCAGCTTCAGCAGCAGGTCGGCGATCAGCGGGTTTCGCGCCAGGACGGGACCGTGCATGTACGTACCGAAGACCGTGTCGTTGTACGCGCCCTCCGTGCCGTCGCCCGTGCCGTTGCCGTTGCCCAGGCGGACGTTGGCGAACGGGCGGGCGGTGGGGCCGAGGTGGGTGACGCCCTGGTGGTTCTCGAAGCCGGTCAGCGGGGGCAGCCCGAGGCGCTGGTCGATGTCGGCGAGGACGTCACCGACGCACCGCGCACCCTCACCGCGTACGGACACGACATCGAGCAGCCCGAGACCCGGCTCACGCTGGCCGAGGTCGTTGATGAACTCGTGCCCGAGGATCTGGTACCCGGCACACACCGAGAACACGATCGCGCCGTTCTCCACCGCCCGGTGCAGTCCGCCGTCCCGGCGCAGCCGCTCGGCCGCGAGCCGCTGCGGACGGTCTTCACCGCCGCCGATGAGGTAGATGTCCCCGGAGGTCGGGATCGGCTGGTCGCTGCGCACGTCGAGCCGGGCCACGTCGAGGCCCCGCTGCCGCGCCCGGCGCTCCACGACCAGGACGTTGCCCTGGTCGCCGTAGGTGCTGAGCAGGTCGGGATAGATCCAGACGACCCGCAGCTGGTTGTCGCTCACAAAAGTCCCCTGAAGTGTCAGTTGCCGACGCGGCGGCGCAGGTCCTGGAAGGCGGTGTAGTTCGCGATGACCTCGATACGGCCCGGCGGGCACAGCTGCACGGCCTGGTCGAGGTTCTCGCAGACCTGGAAGTGCTGGTTGGCGACCTCCAGGCGTACCGCCAGGTCGAGCTTGCGGTCGCCGACGACGCAGATCGGGTGGCCGGTCAGCCGCGTGTAGTCGACGTCCCACAGCCACGAGGTGTCGGTGCCGTCGGCGCCGCGCGCGTTCACGGAGAGGATCACCGGGGTGGGTGGCGGATCGATGAGGCTGAACGTTTCGAGCCAGCCGGCCGGGTTCTTCGCGAGCAGCAGCCGCAGGTCGCGCTGCTGGAACTGCACGACGTCGTAGCGCCCGGCCACGGCCTGCACCTGGTACATGCGCTCCAGCGCGACCTGCGGCGGTACGCCGAACACGGCGGCGACAGCGGCCGAGGAGGCGGCGTTGGCCTTGTTGGCGCGGCCGGGGAGCTGTAGATGAATGGGCCAGGCGGAACCGTGCGGGTCGAGGACGTGGTCCCCGGACAGCGCCCAGCTCGGCGTCGGCCGCCGGAACCCGCACTCCCCGCAGAACCAGTCGTCGCCGGGCCGCTGCATCACGCCGCCGCAGGACGGGCAGGACCAGGCGTCGTCCTTCCACATCTGCCCGGCGGCGACCCAGACGACGTTGGGAGAGGAGGAGGCGGCCCACACGACCAGCGGGTCGTCGGCGTTGGCGATGATGACGGCCTTGCTGCCCGCGAGCCCCTCACGCCAGTTCTCGGCGAGCATCCGGGTCTCGGCGGCCCGGTCGAGCTGGTCGCGGGAGAGGTTGAGCAGCGCGATGCACTTGGGGTCGGTGTCCCGGGCGACGCCGGCGAGGTACTTCTCGTCGACCTCGATCACGCCGTAGCGCGCCTCCGAGCTGCCGGCCAGCGCCGAGGTGATGCCGGCGGGCATGTTGGCGCCGAGCGCGTTGGAGACGACGGGACCGGCGGCACGCAGCGCCTCCGCGATGAGCCGCGTGGTCGTGGTCTTGCCGTTGGTGGCCGACACCAGAACCACGTCCAGGTTCTGGGCGAGCCGGGCGAGGAGGTCGGGGTCGAGCTTGAGTGCCACCCGGCCGCCGATCACCGAACCGCTGCCGCGCCCTGCGGCGCGCGATGCCGCTGCGACCGCCTTACCGGCGGTCACGGCGATCTTGGCCCGCGGCGTGAGCGGGTCCGAGTTGCCTGCCATCAGTTCTCGATCCTCCTTGCGTACGCGCCGCGCCTGACGGCAACGTGGTGGTGGTCAGCCTATCGAGATCCATTCGCAGTCCCGAATCGCCGTACCCTTGCGGCCATGCGAAACAGCTCCATTCCGGGCACCCGCGGCCGTGTCCGGCCCCTCACGCTGCTCGGTGACCCCGTCCTGCACACCCCGTGCGAGGACGTCACGGACTTCGGCCCGGAACTGGCGACGCTCGTGGAGGACTTGTTCGCGACGATGTACGCGGCCCAGGGAGTGGGCCTCGCGGCCAGCCAGATCGGCGAGCCGCTGCGGGTGTTCGTCTACGACTGCCCCGACGACGAGGACGTCCGGCACCTCGGCCACGTGGTCAACCCGCGCCTGGTGGAGGCCGACGGCGTGGTGATCCGCGGCCCCGAGGGCTGCCTGTCCCTGCCGGGTCTGGAGGCGGGCACGGAACGCTTCGACCACGCGGTGGTCGAGGGCTTCACGATGACGGGCGAGCCGGTGACGGTGCACGGCACGGGTTGGTTCGCGAGGTGCTTGCAGCACGAGTGCGACCACGTGGACGGCAAGGTCTACGCGGACCGCCTGACGGGCTGGCGCCACAGCAAGTTGAGGCGACAAGTGAGCCGCACTTCTTGGGGCCGGGCGGCGCGGCGTCCCTAGGGGCGCGGGGAACTGCGCGACCAGCCCCCACCGCGCAGCACACGACATACGACGGTCAGAACCCCGGACCGCCCACCTTGTCCCCCGCCGCAGCCAGCCGCCCCCACAACAGGTCGGCCAAACTCTCCACCAACTCGGCCCGGGAACAAGGCCGTTCGCCCAGCCACCAGTCACCGGCCGCATGCATCATCCCGACGATCCCATGCCCCCACACCCGAGCCAACTGCTGGCTGCCGGGCCCGAGATCCAGCCGCTCCTCGATGACCTGAGCCAGTTCCTCGCCCATCCTGCGGAGCAACGGCGCGCTGTGCTTGCCGACATCGAACCCCTGGTCGCCGACCTGACCCCCCTCCGCGGGATGCATCAGGAACCGGTACACCTGAGGCCGCGCCTCGATCGCCGCGAGGTAGGTGTCGAGCGTGGCCGCGACCCGCTCCCGCCGATCCGCGGGCGCGTCCAGCGCGGCCCGCAGAGAATCCAGCAGCGCATCGGTATGCCGCGTGGCCAACGCCGCGTAAAGTCCCCCCTTGTCACCGAAGTGACGGTAGAGGATCGGCTTGGTGATGCCCGCTTCCGCGGCGATCGCGTTCATGGAGGCATGGGGTCCGTCACGCAGGACCACCCTGTCCGCGGCCTCCAGCAGCTCGCGCCGACGGCGGTCGGCGGACCTCTGCTGATCGGTCCGCTGCGTGGTGTCCATGAGCTCTCCCCACCCGTGCTGATTCGGTGACGCCTGCGCAAACTAACACCCACCATGCACCATGCATCGAACGGGCTGCCGAGGGGCCATCAGGAGTTGACTTTTCCTACCGGTCGGTAACAGACTCGGGTTACCGCTAGTAACATGCATTTGCGCCGCCGCTGGAGGGGACATGGCCGAGTTCACCATGGAGCTCAACGACGAACAGAAGGAGGTCCGGGACTGGCTGCACGGCTTCGCGGCCGATGTGATCCGCCCCGCGGCCGCCGAATGGGACGAGCGTGAGGAAACTCCCTGGCCAGTCATCCAGGAGGCCGCCAAGGTCGGCATCTACTCGCTCGACTTCTACGCCCAGCAGTACTTCGACTCCACCGGCCTCGGCATCCCCATGGCGATGGAGGAGCTGTTCTGGGGCGACGCGGGCATCGCGCTGTCGATCGTCGGCACCGGCCTCGCCGCTGTCGGCGTCCTCGCCAACGGCACCGAGGAGCAGATCGGCACCTGGATCCCGCAGATGTACGGCGACGCCAACGACGTCAAGGTCGCGGCGTTCTGCTCCTCCGAGCCCGACGCCGGCTCCGACGTGGCCTCGATGCGCACCCGCGCGGTGTACGACGAGGCCAAGGACGAGTGGGTCCTGAACGGCACGAAGACCTGGGCGACCAACGGCGGCATCGCCAACGTCCACGTCGTCGTCGCGGTCGTCGACTCCGAGCTGGGGTCCAAGGGCCACGCGTCCTTCATCATCCCGCCGAACACGCCCGGCCTGTCCCAGGGCCAGAAGTTCAAGAAGCACGGCATCCGCGCCTCGCACACCGCCGAGGTCGTCCTGGAGAACGTGCGCGTCCCCGGCTCCTGCCTGCTCGGCGGCAAGGAGAAGCTCGACGAGCGCCTCGCCCGGGCCCGGGAGCGGGCGAAGGCGGGCGGCGAGCGCGTGAAGAACGCGGCGATGGCCACGTTCGAGGCATCCCGCCCGGCCGTCGGCGCGATGGCGGTCGGTACCGCCCGGGCCGCCTACGAGGTCGCCCTCGACTACGCCAAGACCCGCGAACAGTTCGGCCGCCCGATCATCGACAACCAGGGCGTCGCCTTCCAGCTCGCCGACATGCGTACGTCCATCGACGCCGCCCGCCTCCTGGTCTGGCGCGCCTCGTGGATGGCGATCAACGGCAAGCAGTTCACCGCCGCCGAGGGCTCGATGTCGAAGCTGTTCGCGAGCGAGACGGCGAAGAAGGTCACCGCCCAGGCGGTCCAGATCCTCGGCGGCAACGGCTACACCCGCGAGTACCCGGTGGAGCGCATGCACCGGGACGCGGCGATCTACACGATCTTTGAGGGCACGAGCGAGATCCAGCGGTTGGTGATTGCTCGGACGCTCTCGGGGATGTCCATCCGGTAGTTCGCGGGCTGCGGGTCGTGGGGGCCGGTCGCGCAGTTCCCCGCGCCCCCAGGTGTCTCACCTGTGCCGGAGTGGAGTGAGTTGCTGGATGTCGTGTCTCGACCTCAACTCCTCGATCGCCTCGTGATCCGGCGGGCCCCCGTCGCTCAGGATCTCCAGCAGCTCCTCGAAGTACCGCTCGTGATCGGGCGGCGGGGACGCCTGGAAGAACATCTTGGCCGGGGAGTCCGTCGGGTTCGCGAACGCGTGCGGGCAGCCCGGGGGTACGACGATCACCGTGCCCGGTGTCGCCCGTACCACCCGGTTGCCCGAACCGGACTCCCAGCGCTGCCAGTTGTCCGGGGTGCGCACCCGTGGTTCGAAGGCGAGCACGTCCAGCTCGCCCTCGAGGACGTAGAACAACTCCTCGCTGCGGGTGTGCACATGGGCGCCCACGTCGAAGCCCGGCGGGACGATCACCTCGAAGGTGGACGCCATGCGCGAGTGCGTGCCGGTCACCTTGAAGGTGACGTGCTGGGCGGGGGTCTGGACCACCCGGCCGTGCCCCGGCGGGACCAGCAGCCCTTCCTGAGCCGTCACCACGTCACCGGGAGCGCCTCGGGACCACGGATCAACGCGCCCTTCCTGAAGGGCACCTGGTCCGCCGGGACCGCCAGCCTCAGGTCCGGCAGCCGGTCCAGGAGCGCGTCCACCAGCAACTCCGACTCCAGCCTGGCCAGCATGCCGCCCGGGCAGTAGTGCGGGCCGAAGCCGAAGGAGACATGCGGGTTGGGGCTGCGGGTGAAGTCGATGGTCTCCGGGAACGGGAAGACGTCCGGGTCACGGTTGGCGGCCAGATACGACACGTAGACCGGGTCGCCGGCCCGGATGCGTACGCCTTGGATGCCCACGTCCTCCAGGGCGATCCGCGACAGGCCCACCGCGTTGCGGTGCGGGATGTAGCGCAGCAGCTCGTCGATGGCCTGCGGGCGGATCGACGGCTCCGTGCGCAGCCGGTCGGCCAGGTCCGGGCGGGTCAGCAGCAGATAGAACATCTGGCCGCTGTTGTTCGTCACCGCCTCACCGCCGATCTGGAGCAGGACGGCGAGACCCACGGCCTCCTCCAGGGTCACCTCGTCCCGGCCCACCGCGGCGCCGAGCAGCGAGGTGACGTCCTCGCCCGTACTGCCCTCCCGCAGCCCGATGAGATCGCCGAAGTAGGCGCCCATCTCCCTCTTGGCCTTCTCGCTGACCTCCTTGCCGTGCGAGGACGAAAGGATCAGCTGGGTCCAGGTGTGCATGACCTGTCGGTCGGCCGCCGGGACACCCATCAGCTCGCAGATCACCGCGATGGGGAACGGGCTCAGCACGGTGGCGGTGAGATCGGCGGGCGGGCCGTCCTGGAGCAGCTCGTCGACCAGCTCGTCCAGCATCCGGCGGGACTTCTCCCGTACCCGCTCCACGCCCCGGGAGGTCAGCGCGGCGGCCACCGTACGACGCAGCCGGGTGTGGTCCGGCGGGTCCAGGAAGCCCACCGCGCCCCGCTCCGGGAT
This DNA window, taken from Streptomyces sp. NBC_00663, encodes the following:
- a CDS encoding 6-phosphofructokinase, giving the protein MRIGVLTSGGDCPGLNAVIRSVVHRAVADHGDEVIGFRDGWKGLLECDYLKLDLDAVGGILARGGTILGSSRVQPSHLRDGVERAKGHVAELGLDAIIPIGGEGTLKAARLMSDAGLPIVGVPKTIDNDIAVTDVTFGFDTAVGVATEALDRLKTTAESHQRVLVVEVMGRHTGWIALHSGMAAGAHAIVVPERPFDIEELARRVGERFQAGKRFAIVVAAEGAKPAAGTMAFDEGGKDVYGHERFAGIARQLSIELEQRLGKEARPVILGHVQRGGTPTAYDRVLATRFGWHAVEAVHRGEFGHMTALRGTDIVMVPLAEAVETLKTVPAERYEEAECVL
- a CDS encoding type 1 glutamine amidotransferase, whose protein sequence is MSDNQLRVVWIYPDLLSTYGDQGNVLVVERRARQRGLDVARLDVRSDQPIPTSGDIYLIGGGEDRPQRLAAERLRRDGGLHRAVENGAIVFSVCAGYQILGHEFINDLGQREPGLGLLDVVSVRGEGARCVGDVLADIDQRLGLPPLTGFENHQGVTHLGPTARPFANVRLGNGNGTGDGTEGAYNDTVFGTYMHGPVLARNPLIADLLLKLALDVNALPPTDDRWYEALRNERIAAAQQPA
- a CDS encoding MurT ligase domain-containing protein, coding for MAGNSDPLTPRAKIAVTAGKAVAAASRAAGRGSGSVIGGRVALKLDPDLLARLAQNLDVVLVSATNGKTTTTRLIAEALRAAGPVVSNALGANMPAGITSALAGSSEARYGVIEVDEKYLAGVARDTDPKCIALLNLSRDQLDRAAETRMLAENWREGLAGSKAVIIANADDPLVVWAASSSPNVVWVAAGQMWKDDAWSCPSCGGVMQRPGDDWFCGECGFRRPTPSWALSGDHVLDPHGSAWPIHLQLPGRANKANAASSAAVAAVFGVPPQVALERMYQVQAVAGRYDVVQFQQRDLRLLLAKNPAGWLETFSLIDPPPTPVILSVNARGADGTDTSWLWDVDYTRLTGHPICVVGDRKLDLAVRLEVANQHFQVCENLDQAVQLCPPGRIEVIANYTAFQDLRRRVGN
- the def gene encoding peptide deformylase, with product MRNSSIPGTRGRVRPLTLLGDPVLHTPCEDVTDFGPELATLVEDLFATMYAAQGVGLAASQIGEPLRVFVYDCPDDEDVRHLGHVVNPRLVEADGVVIRGPEGCLSLPGLEAGTERFDHAVVEGFTMTGEPVTVHGTGWFARCLQHECDHVDGKVYADRLTGWRHSKLRRQVSRTSWGRAARRP
- a CDS encoding TetR family transcriptional regulator, which translates into the protein MDTTQRTDQQRSADRRRRELLEAADRVVLRDGPHASMNAIAAEAGITKPILYRHFGDKGGLYAALATRHTDALLDSLRAALDAPADRRERVAATLDTYLAAIEARPQVYRFLMHPAEGGQVGDQGFDVGKHSAPLLRRMGEELAQVIEERLDLGPGSQQLARVWGHGIVGMMHAAGDWWLGERPCSRAELVESLADLLWGRLAAAGDKVGGPGF
- a CDS encoding acyl-CoA dehydrogenase family protein — translated: MAEFTMELNDEQKEVRDWLHGFAADVIRPAAAEWDEREETPWPVIQEAAKVGIYSLDFYAQQYFDSTGLGIPMAMEELFWGDAGIALSIVGTGLAAVGVLANGTEEQIGTWIPQMYGDANDVKVAAFCSSEPDAGSDVASMRTRAVYDEAKDEWVLNGTKTWATNGGIANVHVVVAVVDSELGSKGHASFIIPPNTPGLSQGQKFKKHGIRASHTAEVVLENVRVPGSCLLGGKEKLDERLARARERAKAGGERVKNAAMATFEASRPAVGAMAVGTARAAYEVALDYAKTREQFGRPIIDNQGVAFQLADMRTSIDAARLLVWRASWMAINGKQFTAAEGSMSKLFASETAKKVTAQAVQILGGNGYTREYPVERMHRDAAIYTIFEGTSEIQRLVIARTLSGMSIR
- a CDS encoding cupin domain-containing protein produces the protein MTAQEGLLVPPGHGRVVQTPAQHVTFKVTGTHSRMASTFEVIVPPGFDVGAHVHTRSEELFYVLEGELDVLAFEPRVRTPDNWQRWESGSGNRVVRATPGTVIVVPPGCPHAFANPTDSPAKMFFQASPPPDHERYFEELLEILSDGGPPDHEAIEELRSRHDIQQLTPLRHR
- a CDS encoding cytochrome P450; protein product: MSEETITEILPPIRHWPALDLSGTDFDPVLTELMREGPVTRIQLPNGEGWAWLVTRYDDVRMVTNDPRFGREAVMDQPVTRLAPHFIPERGAVGFLDPPDHTRLRRTVAAALTSRGVERVREKSRRMLDELVDELLQDGPPADLTATVLSPFPIAVICELMGVPAADRQVMHTWTQLILSSSHGKEVSEKAKREMGAYFGDLIGLREGSTGEDVTSLLGAAVGRDEVTLEEAVGLAVLLQIGGEAVTNNSGQMFYLLLTRPDLADRLRTEPSIRPQAIDELLRYIPHRNAVGLSRIALEDVGIQGVRIRAGDPVYVSYLAANRDPDVFPFPETIDFTRSPNPHVSFGFGPHYCPGGMLARLESELLVDALLDRLPDLRLAVPADQVPFRKGALIRGPEALPVTW